One stretch of Desulfatibacillum aliphaticivorans DSM 15576 DNA includes these proteins:
- a CDS encoding ABC transporter ATP-binding protein, producing MIYSIRGMTKIFGGRTVLDVESLDIPKGKITALLGPNGAGKTTLLSILAFLSRPASGSLAYDSREVRFTESHMHPLRREVVLMNQHPIMFSQTVYKNMEFGLKLRKVGKEERRKIIRENLKLVGLDHFEQARAHKLSGGETQRIAIARALALSPRVILCDEPLASVDSQNQAIIVSLLRQINKERGITVIFTSHDAVWARNLAHETVYLDGGKPVDSVLENILSGNAARTEAGEVWFASGDGTRLPLPEGIEGQVRVSLDPSALKINHSSAPGQGDGLSGRVHQISREKNGIRIVVDAGALISVIMPEKEYKAMAPGIGDKVQVAIPPNAVKILNG from the coding sequence ATGATTTACTCCATCAGGGGAATGACCAAAATTTTCGGAGGCAGGACTGTCCTGGACGTGGAATCCCTGGATATTCCCAAGGGCAAAATCACCGCCCTGCTGGGCCCCAATGGCGCCGGCAAGACCACCCTGCTGTCCATCCTCGCCTTTTTAAGCCGGCCCGCCAGCGGCTCCCTGGCCTATGACTCCCGGGAAGTGCGTTTTACGGAATCCCATATGCATCCCCTGCGCCGGGAAGTGGTGTTGATGAACCAACACCCCATCATGTTTTCCCAGACGGTATATAAAAATATGGAGTTCGGGCTTAAGCTGCGCAAGGTCGGCAAGGAGGAGCGCAGGAAAATCATCCGGGAAAACCTGAAGCTGGTGGGCTTGGACCATTTTGAGCAGGCGCGGGCTCACAAGCTGTCCGGCGGGGAGACGCAACGGATCGCCATAGCCAGGGCGCTCGCCCTGTCGCCCAGGGTGATATTATGCGATGAGCCCTTGGCCAGCGTGGACTCCCAAAATCAGGCGATCATTGTCAGTCTGCTCAGGCAAATCAATAAAGAGAGGGGCATCACGGTCATCTTCACCAGTCATGACGCGGTCTGGGCCAGAAACCTGGCCCACGAGACGGTGTATCTGGATGGAGGCAAGCCGGTAGACTCCGTGCTGGAAAACATTCTTTCGGGCAATGCAGCCAGGACGGAAGCCGGGGAGGTCTGGTTCGCCTCCGGAGACGGCACAAGGCTCCCCTTGCCCGAAGGCATTGAGGGGCAAGTCCGGGTGTCTTTGGACCCTTCCGCCCTGAAAATCAACCATTCCAGCGCCCCAGGGCAGGGAGACGGGCTTTCAGGGCGCGTCCATCAGATCAGCCGGGAAAAAAACGGGATACGCATCGTGGTGGACGCAGGCGCCCTGATTTCGGTCATCATGCCGGAGAAAGAGTACAAGGCCATGGCGCCCGGCATCGGGGATAAGGTGCAAGTGGCCATTCCACCCAATGCCGTAAAAATCCTCAACGGCTGA